TCACCGGAATTTAGTATGCAAAAGCTCGGATCTGCGGGTAAACCGCTGTTTTCATGCGAAATTAAAATAGAGCGGGACGGACAGGCATGTAAACCGTTTGAACACGGTGAAATCATGGTCAAAGGCCCGAACGTTATGAAAAGCTATTTTAACCGGGAGAGCGCTAATGAATCATCCTTTCAAAATGGCTGGCTGAAAACAGGTGATCTTGGGTATTTGGACAGTGAAGGCTTTCTATATGTATTAGACAGGCGTTCAGATCTGATCATATCAGGCGGAGAAAATATTTATCCGGCTGAAGTGGAATCTGTGCTGCTCTCACACCCCGCTGTGGCCGAAGCTGGTGTTTCTGGGGCTGAGGACAAAAAATGGGGGAAAGTGCCTCACGCCTTTTTAGTCCTGCACAAGCCTGTAAGCGCAGAAGACTTGACCGCCTACTGCAAAGAACGTTTGGCGAAGTATAAAATTCCTGTGAAATTTTTCCGGCTTGATCGCCTGCCGCGCAATGCGTCTAATAAGCTTTTGCGAAATCAGCTGAAGGATGCGCGTAAAGGAGAACTGCTATGATCGAAATAGAGAAAATTACGCTTTACCATTTGAGCATGAAATTAAAAAAACCGTTTAAAAACAGTATTGAAACGCTTCAAGAGCGTAAATTTCTGATCGTGGAAGCCATTGATATATCCGGTGTCACAGGCTGGGGAGAAGTGTCTGCGTTCTCTTCGCCTTGGTACACCGAGGAAACCATTGGAACATGTTTGCACATGCTGAAGGATTTTTTTATTCCCAATGTTGTCGGGCGTGAATTCAATCACCCTTCCGACGTGCCGGACAGCCTGGCGCGCTATAAAGGCAACCGGATGGCAAAAGCGGGACTTGAGTCGGCTGTGTGGGATATCTATGCGAAAAAGAAGGGCATATCTCTCGCCGAGGCATTGGGCGGGACGAGAGAAAAAGTCCCTGCCGGGGTGGTTGTCGGCTTGGCGCCTCTTGATGATATGCTGAAGGAAATTGAGAGCTATCAAAAAGAGGGTTATCAACGAATAAAAATCAAAATTCAGCCGGGACAGGATGTGGAATTGGTCAAGGCCATCCGGACCAGGTTCCCAAACATCCCGCTTATGGCCGATGCCAATTCCTCCTATGAGCTGAAGGATATCAGCCGCTTAAAGGAGCTTGATGACTATCATTTAATGATGATTGAGCAGCCGCTTCAAGCTGATGACATCGTTGACCACCGCCACTTGCAGAAACATTTGAAAACAGCCATTTGCCTTGATGAAAGCATTTGTTCAGCTGATGATGCGAGACGGGCGATTGAGCTCGGAAGCTGCAAAATCATTAATATTAAGCCTTCCCGTGTCGGCGGCTTAACAGAAGCCTTAAAAATTCATGATTTATGCAGAGAGCATCATATGCAGGTTTGGTGCGGCGGAATGCTGGAAACAGGCATTTCCAGAGCCCAGAACGTGGCGCTTGCTTCACTGCCGCAATTCACAATACCTGGTGATATTTCATCGTCATCACGCTATTGGGATGAGGATATTGTAACCCCTGATATCCGTATTGATAATGGATTTATTTCTGTGTCCAAACAGCCGGGTTTAGGGGTTGAGGTGAACCAGGAAATCATGCGGAAATATGTGACCAAAATGGATGTTTTCACGCAGCATGGATAAGAAAAAAAGCATTTTGGCATTTTGAGAGAATGTCAATGTGCTGTTATAGTAAAAGCGTTCGTTGAATACATCCCTTCTCGTTTGGACCGGCTGCTAACCCAGCCGGTTTTTTTATATGCAAAATTGCACTTGACAAAAATGGACAAACGCGATAATTTTGCACTGAGGAAACTTTTTGTCCTATCTAAATAAAATATGCTTTTGTCTAATTTAATGTCACATGTCTAAGAAATCAAATCATAAAATAATACCACCGGACATTGATGGCAAAGAGGAGGGAAAATATGAAACAGGGACTGATGGCAGTAGTGCTTTTGGCCTGCTTTGCTTTAACGGGATGCGGGGTTGATTCAGCGGGAAAAAGCGCCGACCAGCGCCTGCAGGTGACGGCAACAACATCCCAAATTGCCGATGCAGCCGAAAACATCGGAGGAAAACATGTGAAAGTTACCGCTTTAATGGGACCGGGAGTCGATCCGCATCTTTATAAAGCGTCACAAGGTGACACGAAAAAATTAATGTCAGCCGATGTTGTCCTGTACAGCGGATTGCATTTGGAAGGAAAAATGGAGGACATTCTCAAAAAGATCGGCGAACAAAAACAAGCAGCAGCAGTTACTGAGGCAATACCGAAAAACAAGCTTATTTCTGCGGGAGAAGGCAAAACGTTTGATCCGCACGTTTGGTTCAGCATTCCTTTATGGATCTATGCCGTGGATGAAATCGAAGCGCAATTCAGCAAAGCGATGCCTGAGCACACGGAAGATTTTAAGAAAAATGCAAAAGAGTACAAAAAGGATTTGGAATATTTAGATAAGTGGTCACGTCAGGAGATTGCAAACATTCCGGAGAAAAGCCGTGTGCTGGTCACCGCTCACGATGCTTTTGCGTACTTTGGGAAAGAGTATGGATTTCAAGTGAAAGGCCTTCAGGGGTTAAGCACAGATTCTGATTACGGATTGAAGGACGTGCAGGAGCTGGTCGATCTCCTGACAGAAAAACATATAAAATCGGTTTTTATCGAAAGCAGCGTATCTGAAAAATCAATAAATGCAGTGGTGGAAGGCGCTAAAGAAAAAGGCCATACAGTCACGATCGGCGGCCAGCTCTACTCGGATGCCATGGGTGAAAAGGGGACAAAAGAAGGCACATACGAAGGGATGTTCCGCCACAATATCAGTACCATTACCAAAGCGCTTAAATAAAGAAAAGAGGTGAAGAATATGTTCCCTGTTGAGCTCGAGAATGTAACGGTCGCATTTCATAAAAAGCCGGTTCTGCAGGACATTTCACTGCAAGTGCCTGAAGGAAAGCTAATTGGCATTATCGGTCCAAACGGCGCGGGAAAATCAACCTTGATTAAAACCATTCTTGGTCTTGTGCCCCGGGCTTCAGGAGACATCTCTATTTACGGCAAAGCTTATCAGAATCAGCGGACAAGAATCGGATATGTTCCGCAGCGCGGATCGGTTGACTGGGATTTTCCCACAAACGCGCTTGATGTCGTACTGATGGGACGATACGGGCGGATTGGTTTATTGAAAAGGCCAAAAAAAGCCGATGTTGAATTAGCACAAGCCGCTTTAGAAAAAGTTGGGATGCTTGATTATGCGAAAAGGCAGATCAGCCAGCTCTCAGGAGGCCAGCAGCAGCGGGTGTTTCTTGCCCGGGCGCTATGCCAGGACGCTGACATTTATTTTATG
The Bacillus vallismortis genome window above contains:
- the menC gene encoding o-succinylbenzoate synthase, whose protein sequence is MIEIEKITLYHLSMKLKKPFKNSIETLQERKFLIVEAIDISGVTGWGEVSAFSSPWYTEETIGTCLHMLKDFFIPNVVGREFNHPSDVPDSLARYKGNRMAKAGLESAVWDIYAKKKGISLAEALGGTREKVPAGVVVGLAPLDDMLKEIESYQKEGYQRIKIKIQPGQDVELVKAIRTRFPNIPLMADANSSYELKDISRLKELDDYHLMMIEQPLQADDIVDHRHLQKHLKTAICLDESICSADDARRAIELGSCKIINIKPSRVGGLTEALKIHDLCREHHMQVWCGGMLETGISRAQNVALASLPQFTIPGDISSSSRYWDEDIVTPDIRIDNGFISVSKQPGLGVEVNQEIMRKYVTKMDVFTQHG
- a CDS encoding metal ABC transporter solute-binding protein, Zn/Mn family; translation: MKQGLMAVVLLACFALTGCGVDSAGKSADQRLQVTATTSQIADAAENIGGKHVKVTALMGPGVDPHLYKASQGDTKKLMSADVVLYSGLHLEGKMEDILKKIGEQKQAAAVTEAIPKNKLISAGEGKTFDPHVWFSIPLWIYAVDEIEAQFSKAMPEHTEDFKKNAKEYKKDLEYLDKWSRQEIANIPEKSRVLVTAHDAFAYFGKEYGFQVKGLQGLSTDSDYGLKDVQELVDLLTEKHIKSVFIESSVSEKSINAVVEGAKEKGHTVTIGGQLYSDAMGEKGTKEGTYEGMFRHNISTITKALK
- a CDS encoding metal ABC transporter ATP-binding protein, which codes for MFPVELENVTVAFHKKPVLQDISLQVPEGKLIGIIGPNGAGKSTLIKTILGLVPRASGDISIYGKAYQNQRTRIGYVPQRGSVDWDFPTNALDVVLMGRYGRIGLLKRPKKADVELAQAALEKVGMLDYAKRQISQLSGGQQQRVFLARALCQDADIYFMDEPFAGVDAATERAIMTLLAELKEKGKTVLVVHHDLQTAEDYFDWILLLHLRKIAFGPAENVFTIENLQKTYGGKLAFLKDKVLAEEQKG